Proteins encoded in a region of the Prunus persica cultivar Lovell chromosome G4, Prunus_persica_NCBIv2, whole genome shotgun sequence genome:
- the LOC18781280 gene encoding trafficking protein particle complex subunit 13 has product MILQCSPALSNTCSEKKLGLKIWQNPIRFEEEKEAMSSGQGGPHSLAFRVMRLCKPSFQVDPIPLLLDPSDLVVGEDIFDDPIASAQLPRLLHHSQVSSSDSSDLSYRSRFLLHHPSDSIGLSGLLVLPQAFGAIYLGETFCSYISINNSSNFEVRDIIIKAEMQTERQRLLLLDTSKSPVESIRAGGRYDFIVEHDVKELGAHTLVCTALYYDGDGERKYLPQFFKFIVANPLSVRTKVRVVKEITFLEACIENHTKSNLFMDQVEFEPAQHWSAKILKADEHHSDKNSQTRETFKPPILIKSGGGIHNYLYQLKSHGSAQTKVEGSNILGKLQITWRTNLGEPGRLQTQQIMGTPIIRKDIELHVVEVPSAIKLERPFSLHLKLANETDKELGPFEVWLSQDDSREEKKVVINGLQTVVLPRVEAFDSTDFHLNLIATQLGVQRITGITIFNTREKQTYEPLPDLEIFVDLD; this is encoded by the exons atgatattacagTGTTCGCCGGCACTGTCAAATACGTGCTCTGAAAAGAAGTTGGGTCTGAAAATTTGGCAAAACCCGATCCGATTCGAAGAGGAGAAGGAAGCGATGAGCAGCGGTCAAGGTGGACCCCACTCGCTGGCGTTCAGGGTGATGAGGCTGTGCAAGCCCTCATTCCAGGTTGACCCCATTCCCCTTCTCCTCGACCCGTCCGATCTCGTCGTCGGCGAGGACATCTTCGACGACCCAATTGCCTCCGCCCAACTTCCTCGCCTCCTCCACCACTCCCAAGTGTCCTCCTCCGACTCCTCCGATCTCAGCTACCGCTCCAGATTCCTCCTTCACCACCCCTCCGACTCTATCGGCCTCTCTGGCCTCCTCGTCCTCCCTCAAGCCTtcgg AGCAATTTATCTAGGGGAGACATTTTGTAGCTACATTAGTATCAATAACAGCTCCAATTTCGAAGTCAGGGACATTATAATCAAG GCAGAAATGCAAACAGAAAGGCAGAGGCTTTTGCTGTTGGACACGTCGAAATCGCCGGTTGAATCCATACGCGCAGGTGGCCGTTATGACTTCATTGTTGAACATGATGTCAAGGAACTCGGAGCTCACAC GTTGGTCTGCACTGCATTGTACTATGACGGCGATGGTGAGCGTAAATATCTACCACAGTTCTTCAAATTCATCGTCGCCAATCCGCTCTCAGTCAGGACTAAG gTCCGTGTTGTTAAG GAAATCACATTCTTAGAAGCTTGCATTGAAAATCATACAAAGTCAAATCTTTTTATGGACCAAGTTGAGTTTGAGCCCGCTCAGCATTGGAGTGCAAAAATTCTAAAAGCTGACGAACACCATTCCGACAAGAATTCTCAAACACG AGAGACATTTAAGCCACCAATTCTCATCAAATCTGGTGGAGGAATTCATAACTATCTTTATCAGTTAAAATCACATGGTTCTGCCCAAACGAAAGTTGAGGGAAGCAATATACTTGGTAAACTTCAGATAACATGGCGCACTAATCTGGGTGAACCTGGTCGCCTACAAACACAGCAAATTATGGGCACT CCCATAATACGGAAGGATATTGAGTTGCATGTTGTGGAGGTACCATCTGCCATCAAGTTGGAAAGACCCTTTTCG CTACACTTGAAGTTAGCAAATGAGACAGATAAGGAACTCGGCCCCTTCGAAGTGTGGTTATCTCAAGACGATTCACGTGAGGAGAAGAAGGTTGTGATTAATGGTCTTCAAACAGTG GTTTTGCCGAGGGTTGAGGCGTTTGATTCCACAGATTTCCATCTG AACCTTATTGCTACTCAACTTGGAGTTCAGAGGATCACAGGAATTACCATTTTCAACACAAGAGAGAAACAAACATACGAACCCTTGCCAGATTTGGAG ATTTTCGTGGATCTGGACTAA